A portion of the Candida dubliniensis CD36 chromosome R, complete sequence genome contains these proteins:
- a CDS encoding 26S protease subunit, putative (Similar to S. cerevisiae RPT4) produces the protein MSADENDPLLQALNADSNNNIPDAANANAESTTTNAPAEPIDPERERALSKFKDKLLEHRKWDARLKDLRLSIRDLDKDYEKTENDIKALQSVGQIIGEVLKQLDDERFIVKASSGPRYIVGCRNTIKKENLKNGVRVSLDMTTLTIMRILPREVDPLVYNMTTFEPGEISFNGIGGLTEQIRELREVIELPLKNPELFTRVGIKPPKGVLLYGPPGTGKTLLAKAVAATIGANFIFSPASAIVDKYIGESARLIREMFAYAKEHEPCIIFMDEVDAIGGRRFSEGTSADREIQRTLMELLNQMDGFDTLGQTKIIMATNRPDTLDPALLRAGRLDRKIEIGLPNEAGRLEIFKIHTAKVAKHGEFDFEAAVKMSDGFNGADIRNVVTEAGFFAIRDDRDYILQNDLMKAVRKVADVKKLEGKLDYEKL, from the coding sequence ATGAGTgctgatgaaaatgatccATTATTACAGGCATTAAATGCTGATTCCAATAACAACATCCCAGACGCAGCAAACGCCAATGCTGAGTCGACAACAACCAATGCACCAGCAGAACCAATTGATCcagaaagagaaagagcgttatccaaattcaaagataaattattagaacATAGGAAGTGGGATGCCAGATTGAAAGATCTTAGATTAAGTATACGAGATTTGGACAAGGATTACGAGAAAACTGAAAATGACATAAAAGCTTTGCAATCAGTGGGTCAGATAATTGGCGAagttttgaaacaattggaCGATGAAAGGTTTATTGTAAAAGCTTCATCAGGGCCAAGATATATTGTTGGATGTAGAAACACCATCAAAAAggaaaatttaaaaaatggtGTTCGTGTTTCATTGGACATGACTACATTGACAATAATGAGAATTTTGCCAAGAGAAGTTGACCCATTGGTTTATAATATGACTACATTTGAACCAGGtgaaatttcatttaatggTATTGGTGGGTTGACTGAACAAATCAGAGAATTGCGTGAAGTCATTGAATTACCATTGAAAAACCCAGAATTATTTACAAGAGTTGGTATTAAGCCTCCAAAAGGGGTATTGTTGTATGGTCCACCAGGTACTGGTAAAACCTTGTTAGCAAAAGCAGTTGCTGCAACAATTGGGGCAAATTTCATATTCTCTCCAGCATCAGCGATAGTCGATAAGTATATTGGGGAATCTGCCAGATTGATTAGGGAAATGTTTGCATATGCTAAAGAGCATGAGCCTTGTATTATATTCATGGATGAAGTCGATGCCATTGGGGGTAGAAGATTCAGTGAAGGTACTTCTGCAGATCGTGAAATTCAAAGAACATTAATGgaattgttgaatcaaATGGATGGGTTCGACACATTGGgccaaacaaaaattataatgGCAACTAACAGACCTGATACTTTAGATCCAGCATTGTTGAGAGCTGGTAGATTGGatagaaaaattgaaattggttTACCAAATGAAGCTGGAAGATTGGAAATTTTTAAGATTCATACTGCAAAAGTTGCCAAACATggtgaatttgatttcgaAGCTGCTGTTAAAATGAGTGATGGTTTTAATGGTGCTGATATAAGAAATGTAGTTACTGAGGCTGGGTTTTTCGCAATTAGAGACGATAGAGATTACATATTACAGAATGACTTGATGAAAGCAGTTAGGAAAGTTGCTGATGTTAAAAAATTGGAGGGTAAATTGGACTACGAAAAATTGTAG